In the genome of Pusillimonas sp. T7-7, the window CATGGCTGAGCAAGCCTTCAATCGTAAAAACTTGAAACAGCGCAGTGCCATTGTGCTGGCCGGCCCCGTCGCCAACCTGGTGCTGGCAGCACTGCTGTATGCCGGCCTGAATCTTGCCGGCACCAGCGAGCCCGCCGCCATTCTGGCCGCTCCGCCGCCCAGCAGCATAGCCGCCCAGGCAGGCATTCTCGCGGGTGATCGCATTACCGCGGTCAATCAGCAAGCCGTGCAGTCCTGGAACGAGGCTCGCTGGCAACTGCTGGACGCCATAACGGGCGGCGGGCAGGCGCAACTGCAAATCGAGACAGCCAACGGCTTGCAGCGTGAGCGCTCACTGCAGTTCGCACCGGGCGATGTAGAGCCCGATGGCGCCGACCTGATGGCCGAAGCCGGCCTGTCGCTGGCCGCGCCCAAGCCCAAGGTGACTGCAGTCAATCCAGGCGAACCCGGCGAGCAAGCCGGACTGGCCGCCGGAGATGTGGTCATCAGGGTAGGCGAACTGGATCAGCCCACGGCCGGCGCCATGGTGGAAGAAGTCAAAAAGCACGCTGACCAGCCCCTGTCCATTACAGTGCTGCGCGACGGGGCGCCCACAACGCTGACCGTTGTGCCTCAAGCCCAGTCCGGGCAGGACGGCCAGACCATAGGTCGCATAGGCGTGATGCTGGGCGCTGATTTCCCCATGGTCATGGTGCGCTACGGCCTGCTTGACAGCCTGACCCGCGGAGTGTCGCGTACGATTGATACCGTCTGGTTTTCCCTGAAGATGATGGGCCGCATGATTGTGGGCGACGTGTCCTTGCGCAATGTCAGCGGCCCGGTCACGATTGCCGATTACGCCGGGCAGACCGCCCGTATTGGCTTTGCTGCCTACATAGGGTTTCTGGCACTTATAAGTGTTAGTATCGGCGTGTTAAATTTGCTACCTATCCCTATGCTCGATGGCGGGCATTTAATGTATTACATTATCGAGGCTGTTCGCGGTCGCCCCATACCTGAAAAATGGCATGAAAATGGTCAACGCATTGGTTTGGGCTTATTGGCAGCCCTAATGAGTCTTGCTTTTTTCAATGATTTTTCTCGCCTTTTCAGTTAGCGGCTTTCTGCCTTACAATCTTCCACCACTTATTCGTCCAAGGATGCATCAGGATGTCGTTTAGCCGGAAATCGTTCTTTTCCAAACGCGCGCTGCCTGCCTTGCTGGCCGCTTTGCTTATTCCCAGTATCGCCAGCGCGTTCACGCCCTTTGTGGTGCGTGATATTCAGGTTAATGGCATACAGCGGGTCGATGCGGGTACGGTATTTAGCTACCTGCCCGTCAAAGTGGGTGAAGAATTCACCGAAGCCCAGGCTGCCGAAGCCATACAGCGGCTGTATTCCACGGGTTTTTTCAGCGACGTCAAAATCGATACCGCCAACGACGTGCTGGTGGTTACCGTCGACGAACGGCCGACCATTGCTTCAGTTTCCTTTAACGGCATGCGCGAATTCGATGCGCCGGCCATTACCAAGTCACTGGCCCAGGTAGGCTTCGGGCAAGGGCGCGTATTTG includes:
- the rseP gene encoding RIP metalloprotease RseP is translated as MLFTLLAFAIALGVLITFHELGHYWVARLCGVRVLRFSVGFGKVLARRTDRHGTEWALSAIPLGGYVKMLDDPQPGDDSAMAEQAFNRKNLKQRSAIVLAGPVANLVLAALLYAGLNLAGTSEPAAILAAPPPSSIAAQAGILAGDRITAVNQQAVQSWNEARWQLLDAITGGGQAQLQIETANGLQRERSLQFAPGDVEPDGADLMAEAGLSLAAPKPKVTAVNPGEPGEQAGLAAGDVVIRVGELDQPTAGAMVEEVKKHADQPLSITVLRDGAPTTLTVVPQAQSGQDGQTIGRIGVMLGADFPMVMVRYGLLDSLTRGVSRTIDTVWFSLKMMGRMIVGDVSLRNVSGPVTIADYAGQTARIGFAAYIGFLALISVSIGVLNLLPIPMLDGGHLMYYIIEAVRGRPIPEKWHENGQRIGLGLLAALMSLAFFNDFSRLFS